In Streptomyces ambofaciens ATCC 23877, a single genomic region encodes these proteins:
- a CDS encoding ArsA-related P-loop ATPase produces MSRLQVVSGKGGTGKTTVAAALALALATEGKRALLVEVEGRQGIAQLFETEALPYEERKIAVAPGGGEVYALAIDAERALLDYLQMFYKLGSAGRALKKLGAIDFATTIAPGVRDVLLTGKACEAVRRKDKSGRFVYDHVVMDAPPTGRITRFLNVNDEVAGLAKVGPIHNQAQAVMRVLKSRETAVHLVTLLEEMPVQETADGIAELRSARLPVGRVIVNMVRPSVLDATDLELVRSTPRTALARSLSGAGLGGARRGGHAERLVDPLLGQAEEYAERYALEQEQRAVLGDLDLPLLELPLLSEGMDVAGLYELATELRKQGIA; encoded by the coding sequence GTGAGCAGGCTCCAGGTCGTCAGCGGCAAGGGCGGAACCGGCAAGACCACGGTGGCCGCGGCCCTCGCGCTGGCCCTGGCCACCGAGGGGAAGCGCGCGCTTCTCGTCGAGGTCGAGGGTCGCCAGGGCATCGCGCAGCTCTTCGAAACCGAAGCGCTGCCTTATGAGGAGCGGAAGATCGCCGTCGCTCCCGGGGGCGGGGAGGTGTACGCCCTCGCCATCGATGCGGAACGGGCCCTTCTCGACTACCTCCAGATGTTCTACAAACTGGGGAGCGCCGGACGGGCCCTGAAGAAGCTCGGGGCGATCGACTTCGCGACCACGATCGCGCCCGGTGTCAGGGACGTCCTGCTGACCGGCAAGGCGTGCGAGGCGGTGCGGCGCAAGGACAAGAGCGGACGGTTCGTCTACGACCACGTCGTGATGGACGCCCCGCCGACCGGCCGCATCACGCGCTTCCTCAACGTCAACGACGAGGTGGCCGGCCTCGCGAAGGTCGGCCCGATACACAATCAGGCGCAGGCGGTGATGCGGGTGCTGAAGTCGCGCGAGACGGCCGTGCACCTGGTGACGCTGCTGGAGGAGATGCCCGTCCAGGAGACCGCGGACGGCATCGCCGAGCTGCGGTCGGCGCGGCTCCCGGTGGGGCGGGTCATCGTCAACATGGTCCGGCCCTCGGTGCTGGACGCGACCGATCTGGAGCTCGTGCGGAGCACACCGCGTACGGCGCTCGCGCGGTCGCTGTCCGGGGCCGGGCTCGGCGGGGCGCGGCGGGGCGGGCACGCCGAGCGGCTGGTGGACCCGCTCCTGGGGCAGGCCGAGGAGTACGCCGAGCGGTACGCGCTGGAGCAGGAGCAGCGGGCCGTCCTGGGCGATCTGGACCTGCCCCTGCTGGAACTCCCGCTGCTCTCCGAGGGCATGGATGTGGCGGGGCTGTACGAACTGGCCACCGAGCTGCGGAAGCAGGGGATCGCATGA
- a CDS encoding DUF4177 domain-containing protein has translation MTKWEYATVPLLVHATKQILDTWGEDGWELVQVVPGPNNPEQLVAYLKREKQA, from the coding sequence ATGACCAAGTGGGAATACGCAACCGTGCCGCTGCTCGTCCACGCCACGAAGCAGATCCTGGACACCTGGGGCGAGGACGGCTGGGAGCTCGTCCAGGTCGTGCCCGGGCCGAACAACCCCGAGCAGCTGGTGGCCTACCTGAAGCGCGAGAAGCAGGCATGA
- a CDS encoding RidA family protein, whose product MSAVEARLAELGLTLPEVVPPLAAYQPAVVSGPYVYTSGQLPMVEGKLAVTGKVGGEVTAEEAKELARVCALNALAAVKSVAGDLDRVARVVKVVGFVASAPDFTGQPGVINGASELLGEVLGDKGVHARSAVGVAVLPLDAPVEVEVQVELVQA is encoded by the coding sequence ATGAGCGCCGTCGAGGCCAGGCTGGCCGAGCTGGGCCTGACGCTGCCGGAGGTCGTACCGCCGCTGGCCGCCTACCAGCCGGCCGTGGTGTCCGGCCCGTACGTCTACACCTCCGGCCAGCTGCCGATGGTGGAGGGCAAGCTCGCGGTCACCGGCAAGGTGGGCGGCGAGGTCACGGCGGAGGAGGCCAAGGAACTCGCCCGCGTCTGCGCGCTGAACGCCCTGGCCGCCGTGAAGTCCGTCGCCGGTGACCTCGACCGCGTCGCGCGCGTGGTGAAGGTGGTCGGTTTCGTGGCGTCCGCGCCCGACTTCACCGGCCAGCCCGGCGTGATCAACGGCGCCAGCGAGCTCCTCGGCGAGGTCCTGGGCGACAAGGGCGTCCACGCCCGCAGCGCGGTCGGCGTGGCGGTGCTGCCGCTGGACGCGCCGGTGGAGGTCGAGGTCCAGGTGGAGCTCGTCCAGGCGTAG
- a CDS encoding alpha/beta fold hydrolase yields MPQPPATDHDRPVHRLVPSPAGRIHLVEQGSGPLVLLVHGFPESWYSWRRQLPALASAGFRAAAIDVRGHGRSSRPEAVEAYRMLDLVADNVAVVEALGERSAVVVGHDWGATVAAHSALLRPDVFRAVGLLSVPYTPPGGPRPSEVFAAMSAPAGPFAGQEFYVSYFQEPGRAEAEIEPDVRGWLAGFYAALSADTMPPPEAPDPHFVAAGGRLRDRFPADGRLPSWLTEEELDVYAGEFERTGLTGALNRYRAMDRDWADLAAHRGAPITQPSLFLGGDRDASTTWLSDAIEAYPATLPGLTASHLLDGCGHWLQQERPEETNRLLTDWLAGLPG; encoded by the coding sequence ATGCCGCAGCCGCCCGCGACCGACCACGACCGCCCCGTCCACCGTCTCGTGCCCTCACCGGCCGGCCGGATCCATCTGGTGGAGCAGGGCAGCGGGCCCCTGGTCCTGCTCGTCCACGGCTTCCCCGAGTCCTGGTACTCCTGGCGCCGCCAACTGCCCGCGCTGGCCTCCGCCGGCTTCCGCGCCGCCGCGATCGACGTGCGCGGCCACGGGCGCTCCTCCCGGCCCGAGGCCGTGGAGGCGTACCGGATGCTCGACCTCGTGGCGGACAACGTCGCCGTGGTGGAGGCCCTGGGCGAGCGGTCGGCCGTGGTCGTCGGGCACGACTGGGGTGCGACCGTGGCCGCGCACTCGGCGCTCCTGCGGCCCGACGTGTTCCGCGCGGTCGGCCTGCTGAGCGTGCCGTACACCCCGCCCGGCGGCCCGAGGCCCAGCGAGGTCTTCGCCGCCATGAGCGCTCCCGCCGGCCCCTTCGCCGGGCAGGAGTTCTACGTCTCCTACTTCCAGGAGCCCGGCCGGGCCGAGGCGGAGATCGAGCCCGACGTACGCGGCTGGCTCGCCGGCTTCTACGCCGCCCTGTCCGCCGACACCATGCCCCCGCCCGAGGCGCCCGACCCGCACTTCGTCGCCGCCGGCGGCAGGCTGCGCGACCGGTTCCCGGCCGACGGGCGGCTGCCCTCCTGGCTCACCGAGGAGGAGCTCGACGTCTACGCCGGGGAGTTCGAGCGCACCGGCCTGACCGGCGCCCTCAACCGCTACCGCGCCATGGACCGCGACTGGGCCGACCTGGCCGCCCACCGCGGTGCCCCGATCACCCAGCCGTCGCTGTTCCTCGGCGGCGACCGGGACGCCTCCACCACCTGGCTGTCCGACGCCATCGAGGCGTACCCCGCCACCCTGCCCGGGCTGACGGCCTCGCATCTCCTGGACGGCTGCGGCCACTGGCTCCAGCAGGAACGTCCCGAGGAGACGAACCGGCTGCTCACCGACTGGCTGGCCGGCCTCCCGGGCTGA
- a CDS encoding NUDIX hydrolase, with the protein MANGQWYPPEWPDRIRALAAGTLTPVIPKRAATVMLLKDTGSGPTVHMLRRRTSMAFAGGAYAYPGGGVDPRDDDRAIGWAGPPRAWWADRLGVDEASAQAIVCAAVRETYEEAGVLLAGRTGDAVVGDTTGADWEADRAALVARELSFAEFLDRRGLVLRSDLLGAWARWITPEFESRRYDTWFFVAALPEGQRTRNASTEADRTVWITPAEATAGYDKGELLMMPPTVATLRALSQCGTAAEALASAPGRDMTPVLAEARLAGDEIVLSWPGHDEFTKHVAPTAPATPTDPTGGAPA; encoded by the coding sequence ATGGCGAATGGTCAGTGGTACCCCCCGGAGTGGCCGGACCGCATCCGCGCGCTGGCGGCCGGCACCCTCACGCCGGTGATCCCGAAGCGCGCGGCCACCGTCATGCTCCTGAAGGACACCGGTTCCGGCCCCACCGTCCACATGCTGCGCCGCAGGACCTCCATGGCGTTCGCCGGGGGCGCGTACGCCTATCCGGGCGGCGGAGTCGACCCGCGCGACGACGACCGTGCCATCGGCTGGGCGGGCCCCCCGCGCGCGTGGTGGGCGGACCGGCTCGGCGTCGACGAGGCGTCCGCCCAGGCGATCGTCTGCGCGGCCGTACGGGAGACGTACGAGGAGGCGGGCGTCCTGCTGGCCGGGCGGACCGGCGACGCGGTCGTCGGCGACACCACGGGCGCGGACTGGGAGGCCGACCGGGCCGCCCTGGTCGCCCGTGAGCTCTCCTTCGCGGAGTTCCTGGACCGCCGGGGCCTCGTCCTGCGGTCCGACCTGCTGGGCGCCTGGGCGCGCTGGATCACGCCGGAGTTCGAGTCCCGGCGCTACGACACGTGGTTCTTCGTGGCCGCCCTCCCCGAGGGGCAGCGCACCCGCAACGCCTCCACGGAGGCCGACCGCACGGTGTGGATCACCCCGGCCGAGGCGACCGCCGGATACGACAAGGGCGAGCTGCTGATGATGCCGCCGACCGTCGCGACCCTGCGCGCGCTGTCGCAGTGCGGTACGGCGGCCGAGGCGCTCGCGTCGGCTCCGGGCCGCGACATGACGCCGGTGCTGGCCGAGGCACGGCTGGCCGGCGACGAGATCGTGCTCTCCTGGCCGGGGCACGACGAGTTCACCAAGCACGTCGCTCCCACGGCGCCGGCCACACCTACCGACCCGACCGGGGGAGCCCCCGCATGA
- a CDS encoding MBL fold metallo-hydrolase, translating into MTDAAALPGQPRGGVLSGPATARAVNVLAPNASAMTLDGTNTWILAEPDSDLAVVVDPGPLDDTHLRHVADTAERAGKRVALTLLTHGHPDHAEGAARFAELTRTNVRALDPALRLGDEGLAAGDVIGVGGLELRVVPTPGHTADSLCFHLPADRAVLTGDTVLGRGTTVVAHPDGRLGDYLDSLRRLRSLTADDGVHTVLPGHGPVLDDAQGAVEYYLAHRAHRLAQVETAVEDGYRTPGEVVARVYADVDRSLWPAAELSVRAQLEYLGEHGLIQLPD; encoded by the coding sequence ATGACGGACGCAGCAGCACTGCCCGGCCAGCCCAGGGGCGGTGTCCTCTCGGGGCCCGCCACCGCGCGCGCGGTGAACGTCCTGGCGCCCAACGCCTCCGCGATGACCCTGGACGGGACGAACACCTGGATCCTCGCCGAGCCCGACTCCGACCTGGCCGTCGTGGTCGACCCGGGCCCACTGGACGACACCCATCTCCGGCACGTCGCCGACACGGCCGAGCGGGCGGGCAAGCGCGTCGCCCTCACCCTGCTGACGCACGGTCACCCGGACCACGCGGAGGGCGCCGCGCGCTTCGCCGAGCTGACGCGGACGAACGTAAGGGCCCTGGACCCGGCGCTGCGGCTCGGCGACGAGGGGCTGGCCGCCGGTGACGTGATCGGGGTCGGCGGCCTGGAGCTGAGGGTCGTACCGACCCCGGGGCACACGGCCGACTCCCTGTGCTTCCATCTCCCGGCCGACCGGGCGGTCCTGACGGGCGACACGGTCCTGGGCCGCGGTACGACGGTGGTGGCCCATCCCGACGGGCGGCTCGGCGACTACCTGGACTCCCTGCGCAGGCTCAGGTCGCTCACGGCCGACGACGGGGTGCACACGGTGCTCCCGGGCCACGGCCCGGTCCTGGACGACGCCCAGGGCGCCGTCGAGTACTACCTCGCGCACCGTGCCCACCGCCTCGCCCAGGTCGAGACGGCCGTGGAGGACGGCTACCGGACGCCGGGCGAGGTCGTCGCCCGCGTGTACGCGGACGTCGACCGCTCACTGTGGCCGGCGGCGGAGCTGTCGGTGCGGGCGCAGCTGGAGTACCTGGGTGAGCACGGGCTCATCCAGCTGCCCGACTGA
- a CDS encoding Crp/Fnr family transcriptional regulator: MDDVLRRNPLFAALDDEQSAELRASMSEVTLARGDTLFHEGDPGDRLYVVTEGKVKLHRTSPDGRENMLAVVGPSELIGELSLFDPGPRTATGTALTEVKLLALGHGDLQPWLNVRPEVATALLRAVARRLRKTNDAMSDLVFSDVPGRVARALLDLSRRFGVQSEEGIHVVHDLTQEELAQLVGASRETVNKALADFAQRGWLRLEARAVILLDVERLAKRSR, encoded by the coding sequence GTGGACGACGTTCTGCGGCGCAACCCGCTCTTCGCGGCGCTCGACGACGAGCAATCCGCGGAGCTCCGCGCCTCCATGAGTGAGGTGACCCTCGCCCGCGGCGACACACTGTTCCACGAGGGGGACCCCGGAGACCGCCTCTACGTGGTCACGGAGGGCAAGGTCAAGCTCCACCGCACCTCCCCCGACGGGCGCGAGAACATGCTGGCGGTCGTCGGCCCCAGCGAGCTGATCGGTGAGCTGTCGCTCTTCGACCCGGGCCCGCGCACGGCGACCGGCACCGCGCTGACCGAGGTCAAGCTGCTCGCCCTCGGCCACGGCGACCTCCAGCCCTGGCTGAACGTCCGCCCCGAGGTCGCCACCGCCCTGCTGCGTGCCGTGGCGCGCCGCCTGCGCAAGACCAACGACGCCATGTCCGACCTCGTCTTCTCGGACGTGCCCGGCCGTGTCGCCCGCGCCCTGCTGGACCTGTCCCGCCGCTTCGGCGTGCAGTCCGAGGAGGGCATCCACGTCGTGCACGACCTGACGCAGGAGGAGCTGGCCCAGCTGGTCGGCGCGTCCCGCGAGACGGTCAACAAGGCACTGGCGGACTTCGCCCAGCGCGGCTGGCTCCGGCTGGAGGCCCGCGCGGTGATCCTGCTGGACGTGGAGCGGCTCGCCAAGCGCTCCCGCTGA
- the nth gene encoding endonuclease III, with amino-acid sequence MKKNADKDPVPADARPASAKKAAPAKKKAAPAKTSAAARKTASAKEAAPSKKAAPAETSPSAKKAAPSKKAAPAKKGSAAKSASVRRQAPARKPAVAPKKAAAAVKGVAPAKTVAPKSPRAESRTALVRRARRIDRELAEVYPYAHPELDFENPFQLVVATVLSAQTTDLRVNQTTPALFAKYPTPEDLAAANPEEVEEILRPTGFFRAKTKSVIGLSKALVEDFGGEVPGRLADLVKLPGVGRKTAFVVLGNAFGRPGITVDTHFQRLVRRWQWTDETDPDKIEAAVGALFPKSDWTDLSHHVIWHGRRICHARKPACGACPIAPLCPAYGEGETDPEKARKLLKYEKGGFPGQRLNPPQAYLDAGGTPAPPLGAG; translated from the coding sequence GTGAAGAAGAACGCCGACAAGGACCCGGTACCCGCCGACGCCAGGCCGGCCTCCGCGAAGAAGGCGGCGCCCGCGAAGAAGAAGGCGGCGCCCGCTAAGACGTCGGCTGCCGCCAGGAAGACGGCCTCCGCGAAGGAGGCGGCGCCCTCGAAGAAGGCGGCGCCCGCCGAGACCTCGCCCTCCGCGAAGAAGGCGGCGCCCTCGAAGAAGGCCGCGCCCGCCAAAAAGGGGAGCGCGGCGAAGTCGGCCTCCGTCAGGAGGCAGGCCCCCGCCAGGAAACCCGCCGTCGCCCCCAAGAAGGCTGCCGCCGCCGTCAAGGGCGTCGCCCCGGCGAAGACCGTCGCCCCGAAGTCGCCGCGCGCGGAGTCCCGCACCGCCCTGGTCCGCCGGGCCCGCCGCATCGACCGCGAACTCGCGGAGGTCTACCCGTACGCCCACCCGGAGCTGGACTTCGAGAACCCGTTCCAGCTCGTCGTGGCCACGGTGCTGTCCGCCCAGACCACCGATCTGCGCGTCAACCAGACGACGCCCGCCCTCTTCGCCAAGTACCCCACCCCCGAGGACCTGGCCGCCGCCAACCCCGAGGAGGTCGAGGAGATCCTGCGCCCGACCGGCTTCTTCCGGGCCAAGACCAAGTCGGTCATAGGGCTCTCCAAGGCCCTGGTGGAGGACTTCGGCGGCGAGGTCCCCGGCCGCCTCGCGGACCTCGTCAAACTGCCCGGCGTCGGCCGCAAGACCGCCTTCGTCGTCCTCGGCAACGCCTTCGGCCGCCCGGGCATCACCGTGGACACGCACTTCCAGCGCCTGGTGCGCCGCTGGCAGTGGACCGACGAGACCGACCCGGACAAGATCGAGGCGGCCGTCGGCGCGCTCTTCCCCAAGAGCGACTGGACGGACCTCTCCCACCACGTGATCTGGCACGGCCGCCGGATCTGCCACGCCCGCAAGCCCGCCTGCGGCGCCTGCCCCATCGCCCCGCTCTGCCCGGCGTACGGCGAGGGCGAGACGGACCCGGAGAAGGCGAGGAAGCTGCTGAAGTACGAGAAGGGTGGCTTCCCCGGCCAGCGCCTGAATCCCCCGCAGGCGTACCTGGACGCGGGCGGGACCCCGGCGCCCCCGTTGGGGGCCGGGTGA
- a CDS encoding NUDIX hydrolase, which translates to MTRASDTQGHTRGSLLSKEGLPGWLDPVVRAAETVQPRQLSRFLPPEDGAGRQSAVLILFGGGESAAEDGRSGAGRGPELLLMERAGTLRSHAGQPAFPGGALDPEDGDPQGEGPLRAALREAEEETGLDPAGVQLFGVLPKLYIPVSGFVVTPVLAWWREPSPVGAVDPNETARVFTVPVADLTDPANRVTTIHPSGHRGPAFLVESALVWGFTAGVIDRLLHFAGWERPWDREKQVPLDWRS; encoded by the coding sequence ATGACACGGGCGAGCGACACGCAGGGCCACACTCGGGGCTCGCTTCTCAGCAAGGAGGGGCTGCCCGGCTGGCTGGACCCGGTGGTGCGGGCCGCCGAGACGGTGCAGCCCCGGCAGCTGAGCCGCTTCCTGCCGCCGGAGGACGGCGCCGGCCGCCAGTCCGCCGTGCTGATCCTGTTCGGCGGGGGCGAGAGCGCGGCCGAGGACGGGCGGAGCGGCGCGGGCCGCGGGCCCGAGCTGCTGCTGATGGAGCGGGCCGGCACGCTGCGCTCCCACGCCGGCCAGCCGGCGTTCCCGGGCGGCGCGCTCGATCCGGAGGACGGTGATCCGCAGGGCGAGGGGCCGCTGCGGGCCGCCCTGCGCGAGGCCGAGGAGGAGACCGGGCTCGATCCGGCCGGAGTGCAGCTCTTCGGCGTCCTGCCCAAGCTCTACATCCCGGTGAGCGGCTTCGTCGTCACACCGGTCCTGGCCTGGTGGCGCGAGCCCTCCCCGGTCGGCGCCGTCGATCCGAACGAGACGGCGCGGGTCTTCACCGTCCCCGTGGCGGATCTCACGGACCCCGCCAACAGAGTCACCACCATCCACCCCAGCGGCCACCGGGGCCCGGCATTCCTGGTCGAATCGGCGCTCGTCTGGGGCTTCACGGCCGGTGTCATCGACCGGCTGCTGCACTTCGCGGGCTGGGAGCGGCCCTGGGACCGGGAGAAGCAGGTCCCACTGGACTGGCGGTCATGA
- a CDS encoding MarP family serine protease, translating to MNVLDILLLLAAVWFAIVGYRQGFVVGILSVVGFLGGGLVAVSLLPVVWDALTDNAEVSTTAAVVAVVVVIVCASVGQALTTHLGNKLRRYITWSPARALDATGGALVNVVAMLLVAWLIGSALAQTTMPTIGKEVRQSQVLLGVQEALPQQADTWFDDFTSVLARNGFPQVFSPFANEPITPVQPPDPALANSPVATRAKRSIVKVMGTAPDCGKVLEGTGFVFADRRVMTNAHVVGGVDEPTVQIGGEGRKYDATVVLYDWRRDIAVLDVPELSAPALRFTDEDAARDDGAIVAGFPENGAYDVRAARVRGRITASGPDIYHRDSVRRDVYSLFATVRQGNSGGPLLTPEGEVYGVVFAKSLDDAETGYALTVDEIREDIAQGRTADQQVDSDSCAL from the coding sequence GTGAACGTGCTGGACATCCTGTTGCTGCTGGCCGCCGTCTGGTTCGCGATCGTCGGATACCGCCAGGGCTTCGTCGTCGGCATCCTGTCGGTGGTCGGCTTCCTCGGCGGCGGTCTCGTCGCCGTCTCCCTGCTGCCGGTCGTCTGGGACGCCCTGACGGACAACGCCGAGGTGAGCACGACCGCCGCCGTCGTCGCGGTCGTCGTGGTGATCGTCTGCGCCTCCGTCGGCCAGGCCCTGACCACCCACCTCGGCAACAAGCTGCGCCGCTACATCACCTGGTCCCCGGCCCGTGCCCTGGACGCCACCGGTGGCGCCCTGGTCAACGTCGTGGCGATGCTCCTGGTCGCCTGGCTGATCGGCTCCGCGCTCGCCCAGACGACGATGCCGACGATCGGCAAGGAGGTCCGGCAGTCGCAGGTGCTGCTGGGGGTGCAGGAGGCACTGCCCCAGCAGGCGGACACCTGGTTCGACGACTTCACCTCCGTCCTCGCCCGGAACGGCTTCCCGCAGGTCTTCAGCCCGTTCGCCAACGAACCGATCACCCCGGTCCAGCCGCCCGACCCGGCCCTGGCGAACAGCCCGGTCGCCACCCGTGCCAAGCGTTCCATCGTCAAGGTCATGGGCACCGCCCCCGACTGCGGCAAGGTCCTGGAGGGCACCGGCTTCGTCTTCGCGGACCGCCGGGTCATGACCAACGCGCACGTGGTGGGCGGCGTCGACGAACCCACGGTGCAGATAGGCGGCGAGGGCAGGAAGTACGACGCGACGGTCGTCCTCTACGACTGGCGGCGCGACATCGCCGTACTGGACGTGCCGGAGCTGAGCGCGCCCGCGCTGCGGTTCACGGACGAGGACGCCGCCCGGGACGACGGAGCGATCGTCGCGGGCTTCCCGGAGAACGGGGCGTACGACGTCCGCGCGGCGCGCGTACGCGGGCGCATCACGGCCAGCGGCCCGGACATCTACCACCGCGACAGCGTCCGCCGGGACGTCTACTCGCTCTTCGCGACCGTCCGTCAGGGCAACTCGGGTGGCCCGCTGCTGACCCCCGAGGGCGAGGTCTACGGCGTGGTGTTCGCCAAGTCCCTGGACGACGCCGAGACCGGGTACGCGCTCACCGTGGACGAGATCCGTGAGGACATCGCCCAGGGCCGCACCGCCGACCAGCAGGTGGACAGCGACAGCTGCGCGCTCTAG
- a CDS encoding alpha/beta fold hydrolase encodes MTDPATPPAQHPTSVVRLGIPGGHQVTHRDVAANGARFHIAELGDGPLVLLLHGFPQFWWSWRHQLVALADAGFRAVAMDLRGVGGSDRTPRGYDPAGLALDITGVVRSLGEPDAALVGHDLGGYLAWTAAAMRPKLVRRLAVSSMPHPRRWRSAMLGDVRQTRAGSYIWGFQRPWIPERQLTADDGALVGRLIHDWSGPRPLDEEAVDAYRRAMCIPSTAHCSVEPYRWMVRSLARPDGIQFYRRMKRPVRVPTLHLHGSLDPVMRTRSAAGSGQYVEAPYRWRLFDGLGHFPHEEDPVAFSTELINWLKDPEPDR; translated from the coding sequence ATGACGGATCCCGCCACTCCACCGGCGCAGCACCCCACCTCGGTCGTACGCCTCGGCATCCCCGGCGGCCACCAGGTGACCCACCGGGACGTCGCCGCCAACGGCGCTCGCTTCCACATCGCCGAGCTGGGTGACGGACCGCTGGTGCTGCTGCTGCACGGCTTCCCGCAGTTCTGGTGGAGCTGGCGGCACCAGCTGGTGGCGCTGGCGGACGCGGGTTTCCGCGCCGTCGCCATGGACCTGCGCGGCGTCGGCGGCAGCGACCGCACCCCGCGCGGCTACGACCCCGCCGGCCTCGCCCTCGACATCACCGGCGTGGTGCGCTCGCTCGGCGAGCCGGACGCCGCGCTGGTCGGCCACGACCTGGGCGGCTACCTGGCCTGGACGGCCGCCGCGATGCGGCCCAAGCTGGTGCGGCGGCTCGCGGTCTCGTCGATGCCGCACCCCCGGCGCTGGCGCTCGGCCATGCTCGGGGACGTCCGGCAGACCCGGGCCGGCTCCTACATCTGGGGCTTCCAGCGCCCCTGGATCCCGGAGCGTCAACTCACCGCCGACGACGGCGCGCTGGTCGGTCGGCTGATCCACGACTGGTCCGGGCCGCGGCCGTTGGACGAGGAGGCGGTGGACGCCTACCGGCGCGCCATGTGCATCCCCTCGACGGCGCACTGCTCCGTCGAGCCGTACCGCTGGATGGTGCGCTCCCTGGCGCGGCCCGACGGCATCCAGTTCTACCGCCGTATGAAGCGGCCGGTGCGGGTGCCGACGCTGCACCTGCACGGTTCGCTGGACCCCGTGATGCGGACGCGGAGCGCCGCCGGGTCCGGGCAGTACGTCGAAGCGCCCTACCGCTGGCGGCTGTTCGACGGGCTCGGCCACTTTCCTCACGAAGAGGACCCGGTCGCTTTCTCCACCGAACTGATCAATTGGCTGAAGGATCCCGAACCCGATCGGTGA
- a CDS encoding phage holin family protein → MSAPDGSPVGTERSIGQLFASATTELSALVHDEIALAKAQLRQDVKRGATSGGAFSAAGAVLLFSLPMLSFALAYGIRTWSGWNMAVCFLLSFAANVLVAALLALIGIVFAKKAKKGKGPQKVAASVKQSAGVLQNAKPHPRPELPADRSPEAIEAVARSSS, encoded by the coding sequence ATGAGCGCACCCGACGGCAGCCCGGTCGGCACCGAACGCAGCATCGGCCAGCTGTTCGCCTCGGCGACCACCGAATTGTCGGCGCTCGTGCACGACGAGATCGCGCTGGCCAAGGCGCAGCTGAGGCAGGACGTCAAGCGCGGGGCGACGAGCGGCGGCGCGTTCTCGGCGGCCGGGGCGGTCCTCCTGTTCTCGCTGCCGATGCTGAGCTTCGCGCTCGCCTACGGCATCCGGACCTGGAGCGGCTGGAACATGGCGGTCTGCTTCCTGCTCTCCTTCGCGGCGAACGTCCTGGTCGCGGCACTCCTCGCGCTGATCGGCATCGTCTTCGCCAAGAAGGCCAAGAAGGGCAAGGGCCCGCAGAAGGTCGCCGCGTCCGTGAAGCAGTCGGCGGGCGTCCTGCAGAACGCCAAGCCGCACCCGCGGCCGGAGCTGCCCGCGGACCGGTCCCCCGAAGCCATCGAGGCTGTGGCACGCTCGTCCTCATGA